The Ancylobacter sp. SL191 nucleotide sequence CGAGCACTTCCATGAGCTGGGCGCCATAGGCCTTGTTGTCGAAGGCTTCGAGAACGTAGTCGGCGTTCTTCAGGTTCGAGGCTTCGTGCGCGATGACGACGATGCCGCGATCGCGGGCCTTCTTCAGAACGGGCTCCACCGCCTCGACCGAGAAGGGCACGATGCAGATGGCGTCGACGCCCTGGGCGATCAGATTCTCGATCAGCTGCACCTGCGCGGCGGCGTCGGCCTGGCTGGGGCCGACCTGCCACACATCCATGCCGGTGTCGGTGCCGAACTGCTTCACCCCGTCACGCATCCGGTCGAACCAGGCGATGCCGTCGACCTTGACCACGGTGGCGATGGAGAACTTCTTGCCGGTGGCGGCGGCAGTGATGTCCTTGCGCACCTGGCTGGTGTCGACCACGCCATCGGCGAGGGCGGGCAGCGCGAGCAGCGACAGCCCGGCGGCGAGGGTGAGTAGGGTCTTTCTCATGGATGTCCTCCCAGACATGCGTTTGATCTTGAGATCGCTCGTGATCGTGTGGCGTTCGATCTTGTGGCGTTGAGTCGGTCAGTAGCCCGCCGTAGCCGGGGCGGCGCCTCCGACAATGGCGAGGCTGGCACTGGCGCCGATGCGGGTGGCGCCGGCATCGATCATCGCCCAGGCGGTGGCGGCATCGCGCACCCCGCCGGAGGCCTTCACGCCCATCGCCGGGCCGACCACCCGACGCATCAGCGCGATATCGGCGACAGTGGCGCCGCCGGTGGAGAAGCCGGTCGAGGTCTTCACGAAATCCGCGCCGATCTCGCGCGAGAGGCGGCAGGCCGCTTCCTTCTGCGCGTCGGTCAGCAAGCAGGTTTCGAGGATGACCTTGAGCACGGTCCCGGTCGTGGCGGCGCGCACGGCGGCGAGGTCGCTCCGGCAGCGCGCGAGGTCGCCCTCGATCAGCGCGCCAATGTCGAGGACCATGTCGATTTCCTGCGCCCCGGCGGCGATGGCGAGCGCGGCTTCCGCCGCCTTGGCGGCGGCACCGCCCGCGCCGAGCGGGAAGCCGATGACCACGCAGGTCTTCACCGGGCTGCCGGCGAGGCGGCCGGCGACGAAGGCGGCATGGACGGCGTTGACGCAGACAGAGGCGAAGCCATGGGCGAGCGCCTCGTCGCAATGACGCGCCACCTCGGCCCGCGAGGCCTCGGCCTTGAGGATCGTATGGTCGATGAAACCGGCCAGCGCGCGCGGATCCCGCGGCGCCTGTGCATTTTCTGCCATTGAATGTCTCGATCTGGCGTAATTTGTTATAATTATCACAAATTTTGTTGCGAACATTTCATGCGTCCCTTGACGAGTCAAGGCCGAGCGTCGATGGAAGTGAGGGCGACGGGGGAAGCTGTGAAAAAGTCCGAACGCATCCGGCAACTGGATGAGCGGCTGCGCGCCGCAGGCGTGCTGCATCTGCGCGACGCCGCCGAGCATCTCGGCGTCTCGGAGATGACGGTGCGCCGCGACCTCGCCGCCTCACCCGATCTGTTCAGCTATTTCGGCGGCTACATCCTGCCCGCCGGCGGCGAGCGCGCCTCGACCTACCGGCTCGATACCGAAGCCGATGCCCATGCCGAGGCGAAGGAACTGGCGGGCCGTGCGGCGGCGCGGCTGGTCGAGCCCGACGACACCATCTTCATCGACTGCGGCACCACCACGCCGCGCATGATCGACCACCTGCCCGTCACCGGGCGGCTCACCGTCATCACCTATGCGATGAACATCGCCGCGCGGGTGGCGGGGCGGCCCAATACCAGCCTGATCCTGCTCGGCGGGCTGTTCCACGCCTCATCGCAGACCTTCTCCGGCGAGGAGGCGCTGCGCACGCTGGAGCGGCTCGGCATCAGCAAGGCGTTCATCTCCGCCGGCGGCGTCCACGCCCAGCACGGCGTCACCTGCTCGAACTTCCACGAGGTGCCGATCAAGCAGGCGGTGCTGGCGCGGGCGGGCGCGGCCTATCTGGTGGTCGACACCAGCAAGCTGGACAAGATCAAGCCGGCCTATTTCGCCCGGCCGGAGCAGTTCGCGCGGGTCATCACGGATTAACCCAGCCGGCGACGGCGCGCGTGGCGGGCTGGCAACCATGTCATGCGCCGTGCATGGACCGGGCCCGCCCCCTTTGCTAGAAGCGCGCGGCGCGCCCGCCGGGCGCTCCTCGACTGATCGCAGCGGACCAGAGCCCCATGCCCGCCGAAATGAGCCACGCCGACGACTTGCTCGCGCTCTATGCGCGCGCCGGATTCGCGCGTGTCGAGCCGCCGGTGCTCCAGCCGGCCGACGCCTTTCTCGACCTCTCCGGCGAGGAAATGCGGCGGACCATGTTCATCACCACCGACCCGGAGGGGCGCGAGCTCTGCCTGCGGCCGGACCTCACTCTGCCAGTGTGCCGCCTCTACATCGCCGACGGTGCCGCCCAGCCGCGCGATTTCGCCTATCTCGGCCCGGTGTTCCGCTCGGATGTCGCGCAGGGCGAGCTGTTGCAGGCGGGCGTCGAGTCCTTCGGCCGCACGGATCGCGAGGCCGCCGATGCCGAGCTTCTGGCGCTGGGACTGGAGACGGCCGCGCTCTGGGGCGTGATCGACCCGACCATCCGCCTCGGCGATGCCGGTCTGTTCGCAGCGCTGCTCGACGCGCTCGACCTGCCGCCCGGCTGGCGGCGCCGGCTGATGAAGGATTTCGCCCGTTCCGGCGATCTGCGCGCCGATCTCGAGGCGCTGAAGCAGCGCCCGCAAGCCGGCGGCGTCTCCGCCCATGCCGGCGTGCTCTCGGCGCTGGCCGGCTCCGACCCCGCCGCCGCCCGCGCGCTGGTGGCGGACCTGCTGTCCATCGCCGGCATCACCACGGTGGCCGGCCGCACCGTCTCGGAAATCGCCGAGCGTTTCCTGGAGCAGGCCGCGCCGGGCGACGCGGAGGGGCTGGCGCCGGAGAAGGTCGCAGTATTGGAGCGCTATCTCGCCATTCAGGGCAATCCCGACGCCGCCGCCGGCGCGCTGCGGGCGCTGGCCGACGAGGCCGGGCTGGACCTTGCCGCCGCGCTCGACAGCTTCGAGAGCCGCACCAATTTCATCGCCGCGCAGGGCATCGAGCCCGAGCGCCTGTCCTTCGCCGCCGCCTTTGGCCGGCCGCTCGACTATTACAGCGGCATGGTGTTCGAGCTGCACGAGAATGGAAACGGCGCGCCGCTGGTCGCCGGCGGGCGCTATGACGGGCTGCTCGCCCGGCTCGGCGCGCCCGGTCCGGTGCCGGCGGTCGGCTTCGCCGTGTGGCTCGATCGCCTCGACGCCGTGGAGGCGCGCCAATGACTACCCCGCTGATCGTCGCCGTGCCCTCCAAGGGCCGGTTGCAGGAAAACGCCACCGGCTTCTTCGGTCGCGCCGGCATGACGCTGAACCAGTCGCGCGGGGCGCGCGACTATCGCGGCACACTGTCGGGCGTCGAGGGGGTGGAGGTCGCCTATCTCTCGGCTTCCGAGATCGCCAGCCAGCTCGCGGCGGGCGCCGTGCATCTCGGCGTCACCGGCGAGGATCTGGTGCGCGAGAGCATTCCCGACGCCGATTCAAAGGTTTTGCTGGTGGAAGGCCTCGGCTTTGGCCATGCCAATGTCGTGGTGGCGGTGCCGCAGGCCTGGATCGACGTGCGCACCATGCGCGACCTCGACGATGTGGCGACGCATTTCCATGCGAGCCGCGGCCGGCGCATGCGCGTGGCGACCAAATATCTCACCCTCACCCGCGCCTTCTTCGCCCGCCACGGCATCGTCGATTACCGCATCGTCGAAAGTCTGGGCGCCACCGAGGGCACGCCGGCGGCCGGCACGGCGGAGCTGATCGTCGACATCACCACCACCGGCTCGACGCTGGCGGCGAACGCGCTGAAGGTTGTGGATGACGGGGTGATCCTGCGCTCCGAGGCCAATCTCGTCGCCTCGCTCTCGGCCGACTGGAACACGGGCGCGCGGGCGGCGGCGCGGGCGCTGCTCGACCGGGTGACCGCCGCCAAGCGCGCGGCCACCATGCGCGAGGTGAAGACGCGCTTCACCGCCTGCGACAGCCTGGTGGTGAGCGAGGCGGTGCGCCGCTTCCGCTGCACCGCGCCCTTCGGCGCGCCGACCTCGTCCGGCATGGTGACGCTGCACTGTCCGCCTGACACGCTGCACGGCCTCGCCGTGTTCCTGCGCGAGAAGGGAGCGTCGACGGTGTCGGTTGGTCCGCTCGACTATGTGTTCGCGGCCGAGAACCCGCTCTACGCCAAGCTGGAAGCCAAGATCGGGTAGCATTCCCTCAATTCAGCCGTCGTCCCGGACGGCCGGCAGGCCGATCCGGGACCGTATGCCAATCCTGAGCACGATCCTGGCTCTGCGCTACGCTTCGGCCGGGATTACAGCAAAGGGCGGTCAGCCCTGCGCCGCCTGCGCGTCGTCCACGCCGTCGAGGGCGGCGAAGGCGGGGGCTTCGCCCAGCGCGTGGCCGAACAGGACGAGGCAGGGGCCGGTGGCGCCGTCGGAAACCGCCTGCTCGAGCGCGGCGGCAAGCGTGCCCACCGTCGCAGGCACCTGCCGCTCCTGCGGGCGGGTGGCAGCGAAGATGGCGATGGCCGGCGTCGCCGGATCGAGCCCGGCTGCCATGGCCTTGGCCGCGAGTTCGGCCCAGGTGCGCTGGGGCATGTAGACCACCGTGGTCGCGGCGGGGTCGGCGAGCGCGCCCCAGTCGAGATCGCGCGGAAGCTTGCCGTCGCGCGCATGGGCGGTGACGAATTGCAGCCGGCGGGCATGGTCGCGATGGGTGAGCGAGGTGGCGAGCCGGCTCGCGGCGCCCTGCGCGGCGGTGATGCCGGGCACCACCTCGACCGGCAGGCCGGCCTTGCGGGCTTCCGCGATTTCCTCGCCGGCGCGGCCGAACACCATCGGGTCGCCGCCCTTGAGGCGGACCACGCGCTTGCCTTGCTTCGCCAGCGCCACCATCAGCGCGTTGATGTCGTCCTGCTTGCAGGAGGGCTTGTAGCCGGTCTTGCCGACCAGCATCTTGCGCGCCTCGCGCCGGGCGACATCGAGCACCGCCGGGGCGACGAGATCATCATAGAGCACGACATCGGCCGATTGCAGCACCCGCACGGCCTTCAGCGTCAGCAGTTCCGGGTCGCCCGGCCCGGCGCCGACCAGCGCGACCGAGCCGCGCGGGGAATCGCTGCGCCCGGTCTGTGCATCGGCGAGCAGATCGGCCTTCAGCGCCTCGGAGGGCTCCTCCTCGGGGGCTTCCAGCGCCGCGCCGGTGAAACGCTCCCAGAAGCGTCGGCGGCCCTGATAGGACAGCTCCAGCGCCTGCACCGCCGGGCGCCACTGGCGCGCCGCCTCGGCCCAGCGCTTGAAGCCCTGCGGGATCACCGCCTCGATCTTGGCCCGCACCGCCTGCCCGAACACCGGGGCAGCGCCGTCCGTGGAGATACCGACCACCAGCGGCGAGCGGTTGACGATGGCGCCGAAGGCGAAGTCGCAATAGGCGGGCTTGTCGACGACATTCACCGGCACGCCGGCGGCCTGCGCGGCGGCGCGGAAGCGGGCGCAGTCGTCCTCTTCCTCCAGCGCGCCGATGGCGAGCGCCGCGCCGACCAGATCCTCCGGCGCCCAGTCCCGGGCGATCAGCGTGATCGCGCCGGCGGGCGGGGCGCTCGCGAGCGCCAGCAGATCCTCGCAGAACTCGGCGGCGTAGACGAGGAGCTCGGCGCCAGCCGCAGCAAGCAGTTCCGCCTTCCAGGCGGCGGCTTCCGAGCCGCCGGCCAGCACGACGCGCCGGCCTTCCAGCGTGAAGAACACCGGCAGGCGCGCCAGCGGCGCCATGCGCGCCCCATTCGGGGCGGCGCGGCGGGACGGGGCGGGCGGCGGCGTATCGGTGCTCATGGCGGGTCGGTCGGGCTCGCGAAGGGAATGGCGCTTATTACACAGACTTTACGTCCATTGAAATCAATAAACGTGTATCGTCCGGTAAATTCAGTGACCCTTTTCCGACAGCCGGTCGGTCCAGGCCAGCACCACGCCGGAGACGACGAACACCATGTGGATGATGACCAGCCACATGAGCTGCTTCTCGTCCACGCCCTTGTCGAGATTCATGAAGGCCTTGAGCAGGGCGATGGCGGAGATGGCGACGATGGAGGCGAGCAGCTTCTGCTTCAGCCCGGCGAAATCGACCTTGGTCATCCATTCCGGCCAGTTTTCATGGCCCTCGGCGTCGATGCGCGAGACGAAATTCTCATAGCCTGAAAAGATCACGATGATGACCAGGCTACCGGTGAAGGTCAGGTCGATCAGCGCGAGCAGGCCGAGGATGATGTCGCTCTCGTCCGAGGCATAGGCATGGGTGACGAAGTGGAACAACTCATGGCCGAACTTGAACAGCAGCACCAGCAGGGCAATGACGAGGCCGATATAGAACGGCGCCATGATCCAGCGGCTGATGAAGATGAAGCGTTCGATGAGCTTCTGCATGGGGCGGGTCCATTCCCTTTCGCGACTGCGAGAGGGGTGACACGACGCCCGCCCGGCGGCAAGGCCCATGGGCGAACGCCGGCCTTCCATCGGGCCGGCGCCGCGTCTCAGAGCCCCCCCTCAGCGCGGCGGCATCTTCTGGTAGGTGTTCTTGAGGTCGTCCTGAATGACCGTTGCCGTGCCGTTGGCGGTGAGCAGCAGGTCGGCGTCGGGCGTGCGCGTCCCATAGCTCCAGCCGGCGGGCAGTTTCAGCTTGGCACCGAGTCCGGGAAGTTCGGCATAGGTGAGCGTCGGGTCAACGATCTGCGCGTAGGACTGCATGACATAGACCGCCCCGTCCGGCGCGGTGAGGGTGAAGACCGGCTTGCCGGCCTCGAAGCGGTAGGTGGTGTCGCGCTCGATGGTCTGCTCGCTATAGGCCGGCCCCATGGCCTGATGCAGAGACAGCCCCACCTCGGCGCGCTTGGCCAGCGTGATGCCGCCGATAGTGATGACCTCGCCGGTCTTGGTGGCACCGGTGGCGATGATGTCGTCCATGATGAAATGGCGCGGGCCGTTCATTACCACGGCGAGCGTCTCGAACTGTCGGAAGAGCTGGAGACGGGTGAGCGCCTCCCATTTATCGGCCGGGCAGGCGTCGAAACCGAGCGTGTTGTAAACCGAGGCGCGCAGCCCCTCGCGCGTCACATGGATGGGCACAATCTCGCAATAGCGCGCATCGCGCAGCGTCGCGGGCAGCTGCGGCACAGGTGGCGCGGGCGACTGGGCATGCGCGGACGGGGCGGCGAACGGGAGAGCCGCCACGAGGGCGGCGAGGAAAAAGCGGGGTGTCAGGCGGCAGCGGTCGGTCACGGCGGTCCCTCGCGGGTGGGTCTCAATGACCACAGATTACGTCCCCCGCCCCGCTCGGCGGAAGATGCCGCAGGCGATGCGATCAACAATCGACACCCCCTCGGGAAGGCCGGGCGGCGGGTGCGCCGCCGCCCGTTCGCGTCAGGCAGTGACGCCGGTGCCGATCGGGCAGGAGACGCCGGTGCCGCTGAGCGCGCAATAGCCGTTCGGGTTCTTGGCAAGGTATTGCTGGTGGTAGTCCTCGGCGAAATAGAACTCCGGCGCCTCGACGATCTCTGTGGTGATCGGCGGGTAGCCCTTGGCCTTCAGCGCCACGTCATAGGCGGCGCGGCTCGCCTCAGCGGCGGCCTTCTGTTCGGGCGAGGTGGTGTAGATGCCCGAGCGATAGGTGGTGCCGACATCATTGCCCTGGCGCATGCCCTGCGTCGGGTCGTGGATCTCCCAGAACAGCTTGAGAAGCTGCTCATAGCTCACCTGATCGGGATCGAAGACCACCAGCACCGCCTCGGCATGGCCGGTGAGGCCGGTGCAGGTCTCCTCATAGGTCGGGTTCGGGGTGATGCCGTTGATGTAGCCGACGGCGGTAACCCACACGCCGGGCGTCTGCCAGAACTTGCGTTCCGCGCCCCAGAAGCAGCCGAGGCCGAAGATCGCCGTCTCCAGGCCCTCGGGATAGGGGCCCTTGAGCGGGCGCTTGGTGACGAAATGATGGGTGGCGGTGGGAAGCGGGCGCGACCGGCCGGGCAGCGCCTCGGCGGGGGTCGGCATTTCGGGACTCTTCTTGAAGAAGAACATGGCGCGTCCTCGCGGTGGATGACGCCAATGTAAGTAGCGCGAGCGATTTTTGCGAGGGTCGGGGCCGCGCGGCCGATTCGCGAAAGGCGTCAGCCGGCGCGCGGGCGGCCCAGCAGCATGAGCATCAGGCCGATCACCGCCAGCACGAGAAAGAGCGGCGCCTGAAGGATCGGCGCGATCACCAGATCCCATGTACCGACCGGCAGCCTGTCGCCGATCCATTGCTGGAAGGCGGCGAGGCTCTCCTCATGGGTGGCGAGCCAGGTGACGCCGAGCGGGGTGGCGACGAGCTCGGCCGAGGCGATGGAGCGCACCCCGTCCAGCACCAGCGCGACGAAGCCGCCGGCCATCAGCCAGATGCCGAGAAAGCGCAGCAGGAAGCGGATCATGCGCAGCACGTCGACCTCATCGCCCCAGAGCTCCGCGCGCCCACACGCGCGCTGTCCCCTCTTAGACGCCCGCGCCGGGCGCGGGCAACCCCATGGCGCGCCCGCATCGAAAACCCCTGCTGCGGCGCGGCATTGCGCCGCCGCCTCGCGCGTCCGTGAAGACACCTAGCCTTGACCTGCATCAAGGCCGCGACCTTTCCGCAGCGCGAAAGCTCCAGCCGGAAAAATGGAGTCGTTCCAGGTCTGATGTGGGCACGCCACCAGGATCCGGGCGAGGAGGGTCTGATGTCGCAGCAAAGCAGCGTCGCCGGGGGCGCAAAGAAGAGTCTGACATTCGGCGAGGGTGGCCTTGCCGTCGTCTTCGCCCTTCTCGCCCTATCGAGCATCACCGTGGCGGCCAAGGCGCAGGACAGCGCCTATGCCTTCCACGCCTATCTCTCCGCCTTTGCGAGCCTGGCGACAGTGTTCGTCATCCTCAACCGCTACATGGACCGCCCGGCCGCGCTGCCGGCGCTGACCATTGACGGCAAGCCAAACTACAATTTCGGCCCGGTGAAGTTCGCGACCATCGCGGCTGTGTTCTGGGGCATTGCCGGCTTCCTGGTCGGCGTCGTCATCGCCTTCCAGCTCGCCTTTCCGGTGCTGAATTTCGACCTGCCCTGGACCGCCTTCGGCCGGCTTCGCCCGCTGCACACCTCGGCGGTGATCTTCGCCTTTGGCGGCAATGTGCTGCTGGCGACCTCCTTCTATGTGGTGCAGCGCACCTCGCGCGCCCGGCTCGCCGGCTATCTGGCGCCGTGGTTCGTCGTGCTCGGCTATAACTTCTTCATCGTCATCGCCGGCACGGGCTATCTGCTCGGCATCACCCAAGGCAAGGAATACGCCGAGCCGGAATGGTACGCCGATCTGTGGCTGACCATCGTGTGGGTGACCTATCTGCTGGTCTTCCTCGCCACGCTGTGGCGCCGGCAGGAGCCGCACATCTATGTGGCGAACTGGTTCTACCTCGCCTTCATCGTCACCATCGCCGTGCTGCATCTCGGCAATAATGCCAGCATCCCGATCTCGGTGTTCTCGCCCAAATCCTACATCGTCTGGGCCGGCGTGCAGGATGCGATGGTGCAGTGGTGGTACGGCCATAACGCGGTCGGCTTCTTCCTGACCGCCGGCTTCCTCGCCATCATGTACTACTTCATCCCCAAGCGCGCCGAGCGGCCGGTCTACTCCTACCGGCTGTCGATCGTGCATTTCTGGGCGATCATCTTCCTCTACATCTGGGCCGGCCCGCATCACCTGCACTACACCGCCCTGCCGGACTGGGCGCAGACGCTGGGCATGACCTTCTCGATCATGCTGTGGATGCCCTCCTGGGGCGGCATGATCAACGGCCTGATGACGCTCTCCGGCGCCTGGGACAAGCTGCGCACCGACCCGGTGCTGCGCCTGATGGTGGTCTCGGTCGCCTTCTACGGCATGTCGACCTTCGAGGGTCCGCTGATGTCGGTGAAGGCGGTGAACTCGCTGAGCCACTACACCGACTGGACCATCGGCCACGTCCATTCCGGCGCGCTGGGCTGGGTCGCCTACATCTCCTTCGGCGCGATCTACTGCCTGGTGCCGTGGCTCTGGCAGAAGCGCGAGCTCTACTCGCTGCGCCTCGTCAACTGGCACTTCTGGATCTCCACCATCGGCATCGTCTTCTACATCTCGTCGATGTGGGTGGCGGGCATCCTGCAGGGCCTGATGTGGCGCGCCTACACCTCGCTCGGCTTCCTCGAATACTCCTTCATCGAGACCGTCGAGGCGATGCACCCCTTCTACATCATCCGGGCGCTGGGCGGCGTGCTGTTCCTGATCGGCGCCCTGCTGATGGCCTTCAACATCTTCATGACCATCCGCCAGCCGGGAACCGTCGAAGCCGACACCGGCGTGCGGACCCCGTCCCTCGTGCCGGCTGAGTGAGGACAGACACATGGCTGAACTGGCCGCATCCCCCAAAAAGTCCCTCTGGGCCAAGCACGCCTTCTTCGAGAAGAACTCGATCTGGCTGATCATCGGCATCCTGCTGGTGATCTCGGTCGGCGGGCTCGTCGAGATCGTGCCGCTCTTCTACCTCAAGAGCACGATCGAGACCGTCTCCGGCGTGCGCCCCTACACGCCGCTCGAGCTCGCCGGGCGCAACATCTATGTCCGCGAGGGCTGCTACAACTGCCACTCGCAGATGATCCGCCCGCTGCGCGACGAGGTGGAGCGCTACGGCCATTACTCGCTTGCGGCCGAGAGCATGTATGACCACCCGTTCCAGTGGGGCTCCAAGCGCACCGGGCCGGACCTTGCCCGCGTCGGCGAGAAATATTCCGACGAGTGGCAGCGCCAGCACCTCGCCGATCCGCGCTCGGTGGTGCCGGGCTCGATCATGCCGGGCTACCCGTTCCTGGAAAAGACGCCGCTGAAGTACGAGAACATCGGCGAGGACGTCGCGGTCAACGCCATCCTCGGCGTGCCCTACACGGACGAGATGAAGGAAAAGGCGATCGCCGACCTTCGCCTCCAGGCGACCCCGGATGGCGACGTGGCGGAGCTGCAGAAGCGCTACCCCGGCGCCCATGTCCGCGACTTCGACGGCAACCCGAAGGAACTCACCGAAGCCGACGCGCTGATCGCCTATCTCCAGGCGCTCGGCACCATGGTCGACTTCAAGCTCTATGACGACAAGGCGAATATTCGCTGAGGGAGATGGACATGAACGAGACCTATCGCGCCCTCGCCGAATTCGCCCAGACCTGGGGGCTTCTCTACTTCGTGGGCCTCTTCCTCTGCGTGCTGGTCTATGCGCTCTCGCCCTCGCGCAAGGCGCAGTTCGACCACGCCGCCCGCCTGCCTCTGAGCGAGGACTGACATCATGGCCGATATTCACAAACCCGATGTGGACGCCATCAGCGGCGTCGCGACGACCGGCCATGAGTGGGACGGCATCCGCGAGCTGAACACCCCCCTGCCGCGCTGGTGGCTGTGGGTGTTCTACATCACCATCGTCTGGTCCGTGGCCTATTGGGTGGTGTACCCGGCCTGGCCGATGGTCAGCTCCTACACCAGCGGCGTGCTCGGCTGGAAGTCGCGCGATGCGGTGCAGGTGCAGCTCGCCGACCTCGCCGCGCAGCGCGCCGTCTTCGCCGACAAGCTTCAGGCCGCCTCGCTGGAGCAGATCGAAAGCACACCGGAGCTCCTGGCCTTCGCCCGGGCCCAGGGCCGCGCGGCCTTCGGCGACAATTGCGCTCCCTGCCACGGGGCGGGCGGCGGCGGGGCCAAGGGCTACCCGAACCTGAATGACGACGACTGGATGTGGGGCGGCTCGCTGGAACAGATCCAGCAGACATTGATCCACGGCATCCGCTCGGCGGACCCGGACGCGCATATCGGCGACATGCCCGCCTTCGGCCGTGACGGTATCCTGCAGCGCCCGGAGATCGTCGCGGTGGCGGACTATGTCCGCTCGCTCAGCAACCTGCCGGTGCCGGTCGGCGTCACACCGGACCTCGCCAAGGGCAAGGAGCTGTTCGAGGCGAACTGCGCCGCCTGCCACGGCGCCGACGGCAAGGGCAATATCGAGCTCGGCGCGCCGAACCTCACCGACGGCATCTGGCTCTATGGCTCCGACCGCAACAGCGTGATCGCCACGCTGACCAATGGCCGCGGCGGCATCATGCCGGCCTGGGGCACGCGCCTCGATCCGACCACCATCAAAGCGCTGACCGTCTATGTCCATGCGCTGGGCGGCGGCCAGTAGAGACCTTTCCGATCCGGTGGCGACACCTGATCGGAGACCGGCATGCCGGCGCGCGCAGAAGGGCGCGCG carries:
- the ccoP gene encoding cytochrome-c oxidase, cbb3-type subunit III, which translates into the protein MADIHKPDVDAISGVATTGHEWDGIRELNTPLPRWWLWVFYITIVWSVAYWVVYPAWPMVSSYTSGVLGWKSRDAVQVQLADLAAQRAVFADKLQAASLEQIESTPELLAFARAQGRAAFGDNCAPCHGAGGGGAKGYPNLNDDDWMWGGSLEQIQQTLIHGIRSADPDAHIGDMPAFGRDGILQRPEIVAVADYVRSLSNLPVPVGVTPDLAKGKELFEANCAACHGADGKGNIELGAPNLTDGIWLYGSDRNSVIATLTNGRGGIMPAWGTRLDPTTIKALTVYVHALGGGQ